The following are encoded together in the Flavobacterium haoranii genome:
- a CDS encoding ABC transporter permease: protein MYRLLSIEFQKIFKNRISKILVIIYFSLLLLLFLISNIEFELFGIPIRIADQGIFNFPFIWHFNTYVADYFKIFFAVVIVSMMANEYTYGTLKQNLIDGFTKKEVILSKFLSIIVFSFISTILVFAITLFLGLRFSSYDEPSIIFSQLEYVLGYFIKLVAFFSFCLFLSVLIKRSAFALGFLIFWYIFEFLSHGIIKYVFLKEKEKTDTLVDKIYDFFPFESMSNIVVEPYTRVNFIKTIGTQVGMGNLKDYSVHFSSILIVLCWIFIFIFSSYQLLKRRDL, encoded by the coding sequence ATGTATCGTTTACTTTCTATAGAATTCCAAAAAATATTCAAAAACCGAATTAGTAAAATATTGGTTATCATTTATTTTTCATTGCTTTTATTACTTTTTTTAATTAGTAATATTGAGTTTGAATTATTTGGTATTCCAATTAGAATCGCCGATCAAGGAATTTTTAATTTTCCATTCATTTGGCATTTTAATACTTATGTAGCCGATTATTTTAAAATTTTCTTTGCCGTTGTAATTGTTTCCATGATGGCCAATGAATATACTTATGGAACGCTTAAACAAAATTTAATTGATGGTTTTACAAAAAAGGAAGTCATCTTGAGTAAATTCTTGAGTATTATTGTTTTCTCATTTATTTCGACAATTTTAGTTTTTGCCATAACCTTATTTTTAGGACTCCGATTTTCATCGTATGACGAACCATCAATTATATTTTCTCAGTTAGAATATGTTTTAGGATATTTTATAAAATTAGTAGCCTTCTTTTCTTTCTGTTTATTCTTAAGTGTTCTTATAAAACGTTCAGCTTTTGCTTTAGGATTTTTAATCTTTTGGTACATTTTCGAATTTTTAAGCCATGGAATTATAAAATATGTATTCTTAAAAGAGAAAGAAAAAACGGATACTTTAGTCGATAAAATTTATGATTTCTTCCCTTTTGAATCGATGTCAAATATTGTTGTGGAACCTTATACAAGAGTCAATTTTATAAAAACTATTGGAACACAAGTAGGAATGGGAAATTTAAAAGATTATAGCGTTCATTTTTCATCTATTCTAATTGTACTTTGCTGGATATTTATTTTTATTTTCTCGTCTTATCAATTGCTAAAAAGAAGAGATTTGTAG